One region of Exiguobacterium acetylicum genomic DNA includes:
- a CDS encoding thermonuclease family protein encodes MMSLLFLFVLIGCAPEETDLLGIKQPDDEKVTKATVERVIDGDTLKVKLADGKTEDVRLLLVDTPETVKPNTPIQPYGTEASAFTKETLPSGTAIRLERDHSRTDRYGRLLAYVWYGDKMLNQELLRKGLARVAFVYEPDTRYVDMFEQIEQEAKQAKKKIWEHDGYVTNRGFDAQAITETKSCDIKGNINRSGKKIYHVPGGQSYDEVKPEQRFCTEKEAEEAGFVRAAR; translated from the coding sequence ATGATGAGTCTACTTTTTCTATTCGTTCTCATCGGTTGTGCACCAGAGGAGACAGACTTGCTTGGCATCAAGCAACCGGATGACGAGAAGGTTACAAAGGCGACGGTCGAGCGCGTCATTGATGGAGATACGTTAAAAGTAAAGTTGGCGGATGGGAAAACGGAGGACGTTCGTTTACTGCTCGTTGATACACCGGAAACCGTCAAACCGAATACACCGATTCAACCATATGGAACGGAAGCTTCAGCATTTACGAAAGAGACCTTACCGAGCGGGACAGCGATTCGGTTGGAGCGTGATCATTCCCGTACTGATCGATACGGAAGATTACTCGCATACGTCTGGTACGGCGACAAGATGTTGAATCAGGAGTTACTTCGAAAAGGACTCGCGCGTGTAGCGTTCGTCTATGAGCCGGACACACGTTATGTCGATATGTTCGAACAGATTGAACAGGAAGCCAAGCAGGCGAAGAAAAAGATTTGGGAGCACGATGGCTACGTCACGAATCGTGGCTTCGACGCTCAAGCGATTACAGAAACGAAATCCTGCGACATCAAAGGCAACATCAATCGGTCGGGTAAAAAAATCTACCATGTACCGGGAGGTCAGTCCTACGATGAAGTGAAGCCAGAGCAACGGTTCTGTACGGAAAAAGAAGCAGAAGAAGCCGGATTCGTTCGCGCTGCACGCTGA
- a CDS encoding DUF423 domain-containing protein: MKVFIMIGAISMMLSVALGAFGAHALKDMLTERMLANWQTGVLYQMVHSLGILALGGLLLKASIPQWSLAAWLMLAGIVFFSGSLYVMALTNVTKLGAITPIGGVLFIAAWIFVAIGAYKGL, encoded by the coding sequence ATGAAAGTTTTCATTATGATTGGCGCGATCTCGATGATGTTATCGGTCGCACTCGGTGCATTCGGTGCACACGCCTTAAAAGATATGTTGACGGAACGGATGCTCGCGAACTGGCAGACAGGCGTACTTTACCAGATGGTACACTCGCTCGGTATCCTAGCACTCGGGGGACTCTTATTAAAAGCATCGATCCCGCAATGGTCATTGGCTGCATGGCTGATGCTTGCCGGAATCGTCTTCTTCTCCGGTAGTCTGTACGTCATGGCATTGACGAACGTAACAAAACTGGGAGCTATCACACCGATTGGTGGCGTCTTATTCATCGCTGCATGGATCTTTGTCGCGATTGGTGCCTACAAAGGCTTATGA
- a CDS encoding trimeric intracellular cation channel family protein, with product MSWDLLNIIGTVAFAMSGAIVAMEEKYDLFGVWLLALITAFGGGAIRNLLIGVPVSALWSQGGLFLVAILVALLIFMLPQLFLPHWTRWGVLADALGLSAFAIQGALMATAKGLPLSATISAAVLTGVGGGVIRDLLAGRKPLVLHKEIYAMWAVMAALVIDRFQLTNPLHLFTLLGLITVLRMLSYYYEWNLPARRLGGE from the coding sequence ATGTCCTGGGACTTATTGAATATCATCGGCACGGTCGCTTTTGCGATGAGTGGTGCGATTGTTGCGATGGAAGAAAAATATGATTTATTCGGTGTCTGGTTACTTGCTTTGATCACAGCATTCGGCGGTGGTGCCATTCGTAATTTACTGATTGGTGTACCGGTATCCGCTCTCTGGTCGCAAGGTGGTCTCTTTTTAGTCGCGATTCTCGTTGCGTTGTTGATCTTCATGTTGCCCCAGTTGTTCTTGCCGCACTGGACACGTTGGGGCGTCCTCGCGGATGCGCTCGGATTGTCTGCGTTTGCGATTCAAGGTGCTTTGATGGCGACAGCAAAAGGACTGCCATTGTCAGCAACGATTTCGGCTGCTGTACTGACTGGTGTTGGTGGTGGAGTGATTCGCGATTTACTCGCTGGTCGGAAACCACTCGTCTTGCATAAAGAGATCTATGCGATGTGGGCCGTCATGGCAGCACTTGTGATTGATCGTTTCCAATTGACGAATCCTCTACATTTGTTCACATTGCTCGGACTCATCACTGTTTTACGTATGCTATCGTATTATTATGAATGGAATTTACCAGCACGACGGTTAGGGGGAGAATAA
- a CDS encoding xanthine phosphoribosyltransferase produces MKRLHDMINQEGIVLSDQVLKVDAFLNHQVDPTLMWEIAYEFMDRFQDAGITRILTIEAGGIAPAMMTALRLGVPMVYARKTKSVTLNEGTISAEVFSFTKQQTSTITVAEKYLQPGERVLIIDDFLANGEAAFGLARLVEQAGAEVAGFGIVIEKSFQPGRQKLIEAGFRVESLARVESLKDGKATFVDSVTV; encoded by the coding sequence ATGAAACGTCTACACGACATGATTAATCAAGAGGGAATCGTCTTATCGGATCAAGTATTGAAAGTGGATGCCTTTTTAAACCACCAGGTCGACCCGACCTTGATGTGGGAAATCGCCTATGAGTTCATGGATCGCTTCCAAGATGCCGGTATCACGCGGATTTTGACGATCGAAGCAGGTGGTATTGCCCCGGCAATGATGACGGCGCTCCGTTTAGGGGTACCAATGGTCTATGCTCGTAAGACGAAATCCGTCACCTTGAATGAAGGAACGATTTCAGCTGAAGTCTTCTCGTTTACGAAACAACAGACGAGTACGATTACGGTTGCAGAAAAATATCTGCAACCGGGTGAACGTGTCTTGATCATCGACGATTTCCTCGCGAACGGGGAAGCGGCATTTGGTCTTGCTCGTCTTGTTGAGCAGGCAGGTGCGGAAGTTGCCGGCTTTGGAATCGTCATTGAAAAGTCGTTCCAACCGGGACGTCAAAAGTTAATCGAAGCCGGGTTCCGCGTCGAGTCACTCGCTCGTGTGGAGTCGTTGAAGGACGGAAAAGCGACGTTCGTTGACTCGGTGACCGTATGA
- a CDS encoding cation diffusion facilitator family transporter has product MATFFSLIRRGNKSALAAAVVNTIIAIIKFVAYILTGNVAMFAEMMHTIGDAANQFFVYIGSALSKKAPTKRFPNGFGRLVNLVLLAAIIVVALLAYETIREGILHITHGPGEETTGLWIILTALGIGVVLEVGVFYKAMIEIAHETGLKSRGLTLVGQSFTHLGQAKPATRLVFMEDLVATLGGIIAIIAVLISHYTSFYQAEGIASILIGLMMFYVVYNVFIQNAAGALGEIDEVLTAKIGEILLRDEAVRDIEKLEVIKEGDHFHVETEIEVDPNLTIAQADDIKDRLELQIRILKGVTDVTISFDEDDKVQQYQSPSPPVE; this is encoded by the coding sequence ATGGCCACTTTTTTCTCATTGATCCGTCGCGGTAATAAGTCAGCACTTGCTGCTGCTGTCGTCAACACGATCATTGCTATCATCAAGTTCGTCGCTTATATCTTGACCGGGAACGTTGCAATGTTCGCTGAAATGATGCATACGATCGGTGACGCGGCGAATCAGTTTTTCGTCTATATCGGTTCTGCTCTCAGTAAAAAAGCACCAACGAAACGATTCCCGAACGGATTCGGTCGGCTTGTTAACCTCGTGTTACTTGCTGCAATCATCGTCGTCGCCCTCCTTGCGTATGAGACGATTCGTGAAGGCATCTTGCATATCACACACGGTCCTGGCGAAGAGACGACTGGGCTTTGGATCATTTTGACGGCACTTGGAATTGGTGTCGTCCTCGAAGTCGGCGTCTTTTATAAAGCAATGATCGAGATTGCTCATGAAACCGGGCTTAAATCCCGAGGATTGACGCTTGTCGGACAAAGCTTCACCCATCTTGGGCAGGCAAAACCAGCGACACGCCTTGTCTTCATGGAAGACCTTGTTGCGACTCTCGGTGGTATCATCGCGATCATCGCCGTTCTGATTTCGCATTACACATCGTTTTATCAAGCAGAGGGCATTGCATCGATTTTGATTGGTCTGATGATGTTCTACGTCGTTTATAATGTCTTTATTCAAAATGCTGCCGGTGCACTCGGTGAGATTGATGAAGTATTGACTGCTAAAATCGGTGAAATCCTATTACGTGATGAAGCGGTTCGTGATATTGAAAAGCTTGAAGTCATCAAAGAAGGCGATCACTTCCATGTCGAGACAGAGATTGAAGTGGATCCTAACTTAACGATTGCCCAAGCGGACGACATCAAGGATCGACTGGAGCTACAAATTCGAATTCTTAAAGGGGTCACCGATGTCACGATCTCCTTTGATGAAGATGATAAAGTACAGCAGTATCAATCTCCCTCACCACCTGTAGAATAA
- a CDS encoding nucleobase:cation symporter-2 family protein, producing the protein MRLSNFKAASLGLQHVLAMYTGAAVVPLIVGSAIGLSGEELAYLVAIDLFMCGVATLLQVLVTKYTGVGLPVVLGCTFTAVGPMIAIGSLQGITAIYGALIASGLIILVISGWFSKIAVLFPPVVLGSVVTIIGISLIPAAINDIGGGQGVKDFGDARYLGLAGLTIVLILILNRYGTVFSKAAAVLIAVMISTLVAFGMGMIDFSPVAEASWFQMVTPFYFGVPTFNATAILTMTLVGLVSMVESTGVFLTLGEITDRRLTDKDLARGYRAEGVATIVGGIFNSFPYTTYSQNVGLVQLTGVKTRKVILFAGGFLILLGFLPKVATFTTLIPKPVLGGAMLIMFGTVAASGIRILSRVDFSKNEHVITVALALGIGLGISTNPEIVAGLPSQIRVLTDSPIVAGSLTALLLNGIFRLTSKSESVDAPLAKVD; encoded by the coding sequence ATGAGACTATCGAACTTCAAAGCAGCTAGTCTTGGACTTCAGCATGTGCTCGCGATGTACACAGGAGCAGCTGTCGTTCCGCTGATCGTCGGGAGTGCGATCGGATTGTCGGGAGAAGAACTCGCTTATTTAGTGGCGATTGATCTCTTCATGTGTGGCGTAGCGACCTTACTACAAGTGCTCGTCACGAAATATACAGGCGTTGGTCTTCCAGTCGTCCTCGGTTGTACCTTCACCGCAGTCGGTCCGATGATCGCGATTGGTAGTCTTCAAGGAATTACGGCGATTTATGGTGCGTTGATTGCGAGTGGTTTGATCATTCTCGTCATCTCAGGATGGTTTAGTAAGATTGCTGTCTTGTTCCCGCCAGTCGTCCTCGGTTCTGTCGTGACGATCATCGGCATTTCCTTGATTCCGGCTGCAATCAATGACATCGGAGGCGGACAGGGCGTAAAGGACTTTGGTGACGCACGTTATCTCGGACTCGCCGGACTGACGATCGTCTTAATTTTAATCTTGAATCGTTACGGAACGGTCTTCTCAAAAGCAGCAGCCGTCTTGATTGCTGTAATGATCAGTACACTCGTTGCGTTCGGCATGGGGATGATCGACTTCAGCCCGGTGGCGGAAGCATCATGGTTCCAAATGGTGACGCCGTTCTACTTCGGTGTTCCGACATTCAATGCGACGGCGATCTTGACGATGACGCTCGTGGGTCTCGTCTCGATGGTTGAATCGACAGGTGTGTTCTTGACACTCGGTGAGATCACAGATCGTCGCTTGACGGATAAGGATCTAGCACGTGGCTACCGGGCAGAAGGTGTCGCGACGATCGTTGGTGGTATCTTCAACAGTTTCCCGTATACGACCTATAGCCAAAACGTCGGTCTCGTTCAGTTGACTGGCGTGAAGACACGTAAAGTCATTTTATTTGCGGGTGGATTTTTAATCTTGCTCGGCTTCTTACCAAAAGTGGCGACATTCACGACGTTGATTCCAAAACCTGTCCTAGGTGGGGCAATGTTGATCATGTTCGGAACGGTCGCAGCGAGCGGGATTCGTATTCTGTCGCGGGTCGATTTTTCGAAGAACGAACACGTCATCACGGTGGCACTCGCGCTCGGAATTGGTTTAGGAATCAGTACGAATCCGGAGATCGTAGCCGGTCTCCCATCACAAATCCGTGTCTTGACGGACAGCCCGATCGTCGCGGGATCGCTAACAGCATTATTGCTAAATGGAATCTTCCGATTGACGAGTAAGTCGGAGTCAGTAGACGCGCCACTTGCTAAAGTTGATTAA
- a CDS encoding SDR family oxidoreductase — MYESLKGKVAIVTGGSMGIGEAIVRRYAEEGMRVVINYRSHPEEAKKIAESIQEQGGEAITIQGDVSKEDDMINLVKETVDHFGQLDVFVNNAGIEMPSASHEMSLEDWQKVIDVNLTGAFLGAREALKYFVKHDVKGSIINMSSVHEIIPWPTFVHYAASKGGVKLMTQTLAMEYAPKGIRVNAIGPGAINTPINAEKFEDPEQRKEVESMIPMGNIGKPEEISAVAAWLASDEASYVTGITLFADGGMTLYPSFQAGRG; from the coding sequence ATGTATGAAAGTTTAAAGGGAAAAGTAGCCATCGTAACAGGTGGATCAATGGGAATCGGTGAAGCCATCGTTCGTCGTTATGCAGAAGAAGGTATGCGTGTCGTCATCAACTATCGCAGTCATCCGGAAGAAGCGAAAAAAATCGCTGAATCGATTCAAGAACAGGGCGGCGAAGCCATTACAATCCAAGGGGATGTTTCGAAGGAAGACGATATGATCAACCTCGTCAAGGAGACTGTTGATCATTTTGGTCAATTGGACGTTTTCGTCAATAATGCGGGAATCGAAATGCCGTCAGCATCCCATGAGATGTCACTCGAAGATTGGCAAAAAGTCATCGACGTCAACTTAACAGGGGCTTTCCTCGGGGCGCGAGAAGCTCTGAAGTACTTCGTCAAACATGATGTCAAAGGCAGTATCATCAATATGTCGAGCGTGCATGAAATCATTCCATGGCCGACGTTTGTTCACTACGCCGCGAGTAAAGGTGGCGTCAAATTGATGACACAAACGCTTGCGATGGAATATGCACCAAAAGGAATTCGGGTCAATGCGATTGGACCTGGTGCGATCAATACACCAATTAACGCTGAAAAATTCGAAGATCCAGAACAACGAAAAGAAGTCGAGAGCATGATTCCAATGGGCAATATCGGAAAACCCGAGGAGATTTCAGCCGTTGCCGCATGGCTTGCGTCGGACGAAGCGAGTTATGTCACTGGTATCACACTCTTTGCGGACGGCGGGATGACACTTTATCCATCGTTCCAAGCAGGACGCGGTTAA
- the hemQ gene encoding hydrogen peroxide-dependent heme synthase — protein sequence MQHQTSEPTATQQAAETLDGWYTLHDFRRIDWSRLKQVDATDRARMIEEFQAFLSELSGVEAAKDGSHALYTIIGQKADLVLMVLRPTMEQIQDVEVKMQKLDLYDYLIPTYSYVSVVELGTYRGSGEGNPYENPYVRDRLYPILPQAKHICFYPMSKSRRDGDNWYTLSMEKRKELMYRHGMIGRSYAGKIQQIIGGSTGFDDWEWGVTLFSDDILQFKKIVYEMRFDEVSAKYGEFGEFFIGNRLESEQLNTHFAL from the coding sequence ATGCAACACCAAACATCTGAACCGACTGCTACGCAACAAGCCGCTGAAACACTCGACGGCTGGTATACATTACATGATTTCCGCCGGATCGATTGGTCACGCTTGAAACAAGTCGACGCGACAGACCGTGCGCGCATGATTGAAGAATTCCAAGCTTTCCTCTCAGAGCTTTCTGGTGTCGAAGCGGCAAAAGACGGAAGCCACGCACTTTACACGATCATCGGTCAAAAAGCCGATCTCGTCTTGATGGTTCTTCGTCCAACGATGGAACAAATTCAAGACGTCGAAGTCAAAATGCAGAAACTTGATCTCTATGATTACTTGATCCCGACGTATTCTTACGTCTCTGTCGTCGAACTCGGTACGTACCGTGGTTCAGGCGAAGGAAACCCATACGAGAACCCTTACGTGCGTGATCGTCTCTATCCAATCTTGCCGCAAGCGAAGCACATCTGCTTCTATCCGATGAGCAAGTCACGTCGCGATGGCGACAACTGGTACACGCTCTCAATGGAGAAACGAAAAGAGCTCATGTATCGTCACGGTATGATCGGTCGAAGTTATGCTGGGAAAATTCAGCAAATCATCGGTGGATCAACTGGATTTGACGATTGGGAATGGGGCGTTACGCTCTTCTCAGACGACATTCTCCAGTTCAAGAAAATCGTCTATGAAATGCGTTTTGACGAAGTCAGCGCGAAGTACGGTGAGTTTGGTGAGTTCTTCATCGGGAACCGTCTCGAAAGTGAACAATTAAATACTCATTTTGCACTTTAA
- a CDS encoding ABC1 kinase family protein, with protein sequence MKRWALYRIVVIVTMFARYIFTIYRFTRKNRPGTNNEEFERIMIRIARDYKKKALRLEGLLIKLGQFLSIRADLFPPSVLMELTELVDKVPSSKLGESRKIIEEDWGMPIEEIISDISSRPVASASIGEVYSGTLKSNGKKVAIKVQRPNIEQIIKTDFRAMRIVIAMLRRTSLNKSTDLQSLYRQMVFVIGDELNYRTELKNGFYFKKMYETNPVIYIPSYYEEHCTNRVLVMEWIDGTRITDLDYLAEHQIDRDELARNLFLNAGEQLLFGGKFHADPHPGNVLVQSDGKIVLLDFGMIGATTPDDMRAIQRILQSFVTLDYDAIVDGLEDLRFLLPNANKQNIRQAIEKAVTFYLESDMENVDTKLIEKVLSDIELLVRNEPIQLPAEFAFFGRAASTILGILQILSPQINLLELAKPMVRRWLDDEGKNQNRYLQIAGSYGARLLAFPRLVNDALSEPTRWRIMEQQKFSRVANIESLKIRQWTSSLVGIISLPFSYLGYYFTQYDVMGISLTIAVIALWNGRRIGRQIVRIADEPFR encoded by the coding sequence ATGAAACGTTGGGCGCTTTATCGCATCGTCGTCATCGTGACGATGTTCGCACGTTACATCTTTACGATCTATCGATTCACCCGGAAAAACCGGCCAGGTACGAACAACGAAGAGTTTGAGCGCATCATGATCCGGATTGCGCGTGACTATAAGAAAAAAGCATTACGGTTAGAAGGGTTGCTGATCAAGCTCGGTCAGTTCTTATCGATTCGAGCCGATCTATTTCCTCCATCCGTCTTGATGGAACTGACCGAACTCGTCGATAAAGTTCCTTCTAGCAAACTCGGTGAGTCACGAAAGATCATCGAAGAGGATTGGGGGATGCCGATCGAAGAGATCATCTCGGATATCAGTTCCCGTCCTGTCGCTTCTGCCTCGATTGGTGAGGTGTACAGCGGAACCTTAAAATCAAATGGTAAAAAAGTTGCGATCAAAGTTCAGCGACCGAACATCGAACAAATCATCAAAACCGATTTCCGTGCCATGCGCATCGTCATTGCCATGTTACGCCGGACTTCATTAAACAAATCGACTGATTTACAAAGTCTGTATCGCCAAATGGTCTTCGTCATCGGTGATGAATTGAATTACCGAACTGAATTAAAAAACGGTTTCTACTTTAAAAAAATGTATGAGACGAATCCTGTCATCTATATTCCGAGTTATTATGAAGAACATTGTACGAATCGTGTGCTCGTCATGGAATGGATTGACGGGACACGTATCACCGATCTCGATTATTTAGCGGAACATCAGATTGATCGTGACGAACTAGCGCGTAATCTCTTCTTGAACGCTGGTGAGCAATTACTGTTCGGCGGGAAATTTCACGCCGACCCACACCCGGGCAACGTCCTCGTCCAGTCTGACGGCAAAATCGTCTTGCTTGATTTTGGGATGATTGGAGCGACAACGCCTGATGACATGCGAGCGATTCAACGAATCCTCCAATCCTTCGTCACATTAGATTATGATGCAATCGTCGATGGTCTCGAAGATTTACGATTCCTGTTGCCGAATGCGAATAAGCAAAACATCCGACAAGCAATTGAAAAAGCGGTCACGTTCTATCTCGAGAGTGATATGGAAAACGTCGATACGAAACTGATTGAGAAGGTCTTATCCGATATCGAATTGCTCGTCCGAAACGAACCGATCCAGCTCCCTGCCGAGTTTGCTTTCTTCGGTCGTGCTGCCTCGACGATTCTTGGGATTCTTCAGATTCTTTCACCGCAAATCAACCTACTCGAGTTAGCCAAACCAATGGTTCGGCGTTGGCTCGATGATGAAGGAAAAAACCAAAATCGTTACCTCCAGATTGCCGGCTCTTACGGTGCGCGATTGCTCGCCTTCCCGCGTCTTGTCAACGACGCTCTCAGCGAACCGACACGTTGGCGGATCATGGAGCAACAAAAGTTCTCTCGTGTCGCGAATATCGAGTCACTCAAAATCCGGCAGTGGACGAGTTCACTCGTCGGGATCATCAGTCTGCCTTTTAGTTATCTCGGCTATTATTTTACGCAGTACGACGTCATGGGCATTTCCTTGACGATCGCCGTCATCGCATTATGGAATGGTCGACGGATCGGACGACAAATCGTCCGGATCGCTGATGAACCGTTTCGTTAA
- a CDS encoding GRP family sugar transporter, with the protein MDILIAIVPALMWGSLPLVVSKIGGSTAQQIIGTTLGALLFAIVTFFFVSPEMSTTAWVAGFFSGAFWALGQKNQFAAFRQMGVSKTMPISTGMQLVGTSLFGVLAFGEWSTTTALILGIGALVLIIAGAAFTSYKEDKSKQDENIGKGLTLLLISTVGYVGYVVIARWFDINGWEAVLPQAVGMVVSAILLSLREGDLFTKKTAGNTIGGLMWAVGNVALLFATAKVGVATSFSLSQTGVVISTIGGVLLLKETKTKKEMTFVIIGCILVVAGGIMIGFTKQ; encoded by the coding sequence ATTGATATTTTAATTGCCATCGTTCCTGCATTAATGTGGGGATCGTTGCCGCTCGTCGTCTCGAAAATCGGAGGTTCAACGGCGCAACAAATTATCGGTACGACTCTGGGTGCATTGCTTTTCGCGATCGTCACCTTCTTTTTTGTCAGCCCAGAGATGTCGACGACTGCTTGGGTCGCCGGATTCTTTTCTGGTGCCTTCTGGGCGCTCGGTCAAAAAAATCAATTTGCCGCATTCCGTCAAATGGGTGTCTCAAAGACGATGCCAATCTCAACAGGGATGCAACTCGTCGGAACATCGTTGTTCGGTGTTCTCGCTTTTGGAGAGTGGTCAACGACAACTGCGTTGATTCTCGGAATCGGTGCCCTTGTATTGATCATTGCCGGAGCAGCTTTCACGTCTTACAAGGAAGATAAGAGTAAACAAGATGAGAATATCGGAAAAGGACTGACGCTCCTCCTCATCTCGACTGTCGGGTATGTCGGCTACGTCGTCATTGCCCGTTGGTTCGATATCAACGGATGGGAAGCAGTCTTACCACAAGCTGTCGGGATGGTCGTGAGTGCGATTCTGCTTTCTTTACGAGAAGGAGATCTCTTTACAAAGAAAACAGCGGGCAATACTATCGGTGGACTCATGTGGGCTGTCGGGAACGTCGCTTTACTGTTTGCCACAGCAAAAGTCGGAGTCGCAACGAGCTTCTCCTTATCTCAAACTGGGGTCGTCATCTCAACGATTGGCGGTGTCCTCTTACTAAAAGAGACGAAGACAAAGAAAGAAATGACCTTCGTCATCATCGGTTGTATTTTAGTCGTTGCCGGCGGAATCATGATCGGATTTACGAAACAATAA
- the pta gene encoding phosphate acetyltransferase, producing MQLFDMLEQKIKAHQPKIVFPEGIDARVLGAAVRLKKDGLVTPVVIGPRVQIEETAAANGIDVTGLDTIDPASYAGIDELVASFVERRKGKATEEQARAVILKDVNTFGTMLVHTGQAEGLVSGAMHATGDTVRPALQIIKMQEGYKKTSGVFIMVRDDEQYVFADCAINIAPDANDLAENAIASAKTAKTFGIDPKVALLSFSTKGSAKSPETERVVEATRIAKERAPELAIDGELQFDAAFVPSVAKSKAPESDVAGQANVFIFPSLEAGNIGYKIAQRLGGFEAIGPILQGLNKPVNDLSRGCNEEDVYKLAIITAAQAVEERQA from the coding sequence ATGCAATTATTCGATATGTTAGAACAAAAGATTAAAGCGCACCAACCAAAAATCGTCTTCCCAGAAGGAATCGACGCGCGTGTTCTTGGCGCAGCTGTCCGTTTGAAGAAAGACGGTCTCGTCACACCGGTCGTCATCGGACCACGTGTACAAATCGAAGAAACAGCAGCAGCGAACGGAATCGATGTCACGGGACTTGATACGATCGATCCTGCTTCTTACGCTGGAATCGATGAGCTTGTCGCATCGTTCGTTGAGCGTCGTAAAGGGAAAGCAACAGAAGAGCAAGCACGTGCTGTCATCTTAAAAGACGTGAACACGTTCGGTACGATGCTCGTTCATACAGGGCAAGCAGAAGGTCTTGTATCGGGTGCGATGCACGCAACAGGCGATACAGTTCGTCCAGCACTTCAAATCATCAAAATGCAAGAAGGCTATAAAAAAACATCAGGCGTCTTCATTATGGTACGTGACGATGAGCAATACGTCTTCGCGGACTGCGCAATCAACATCGCACCAGATGCAAACGATCTAGCAGAGAATGCGATCGCATCTGCGAAAACAGCAAAAACATTCGGGATCGACCCGAAAGTAGCATTGCTCAGCTTCTCGACAAAAGGTTCAGCAAAATCACCAGAGACAGAGCGCGTCGTTGAAGCAACTCGCATTGCTAAAGAACGTGCACCAGAGCTTGCAATCGATGGCGAACTCCAATTCGATGCAGCATTCGTTCCAAGCGTCGCGAAATCAAAAGCACCAGAATCAGATGTCGCAGGTCAAGCGAACGTCTTCATCTTCCCAAGTCTTGAAGCTGGAAACATTGGCTACAAAATCGCACAACGTCTTGGTGGATTCGAAGCAATCGGTCCGATCCTTCAAGGGTTGAACAAACCGGTCAACGATCTTTCACGCGGTTGTAACGAAGAGGATGTTTACAAACTCGCGATCATCACGGCAGCACAAGCGGTCGAAGAACGCCAAGCCTAA